One window of Abyssibacter profundi genomic DNA carries:
- a CDS encoding type III pantothenate kinase yields the protein MIWLLDLGNTRAKAGSWHQGQLVRLQAGCWGPEGPAAVLDRLAPAERPTAIWVSSVAGSQVQAAVIDWARGRDWPSPHFARSTAEALGVRCAYADPSRLGVDRWMVVLAAAATGRDALIVDAGTACTVDAVTADGRHLGGLILPGVALARSALNQRTQFLAEDVVTTPLPVVGNDTNPAVTVGAVHALLGAIARVQAGLGQSSDWHDPLCVLTGGEARLLAPHLPGGWLERPHYVLEGLARLAVAADETGDIG from the coding sequence ATGATCTGGTTACTGGATCTGGGTAATACCCGCGCCAAGGCAGGCAGCTGGCATCAGGGCCAACTGGTCCGTCTGCAGGCGGGTTGCTGGGGCCCTGAAGGTCCCGCTGCCGTGCTCGATCGGCTGGCACCGGCCGAACGGCCGACGGCGATTTGGGTCAGCAGTGTCGCGGGTTCGCAGGTCCAGGCCGCCGTCATCGACTGGGCACGCGGGCGTGATTGGCCCAGTCCCCACTTTGCGCGCAGTACCGCCGAGGCCCTGGGCGTGCGCTGCGCCTATGCGGATCCGTCACGGCTGGGTGTGGATCGGTGGATGGTGGTTTTGGCGGCGGCCGCGACGGGTCGCGATGCCTTGATTGTTGATGCCGGTACGGCCTGCACCGTGGACGCCGTCACAGCCGACGGCCGGCATCTCGGCGGCCTGATCCTGCCGGGCGTGGCGCTGGCTCGCAGCGCACTTAATCAGCGGACACAGTTTCTGGCCGAAGATGTGGTGACCACGCCATTGCCGGTGGTCGGCAATGACACCAATCCAGCCGTGACCGTTGGCGCCGTCCATGCCCTGCTGGGCGCCATCGCCCGGGTGCAGGCGGGTTTGGGGCAATCGTCGGACTGGCACGATCCACTCTGTGTGCTAACCGGGGGCGAGGCGCGTCTGCTGGCACCGCATCTGCCGGGTGGGTGGTTGGAGCGGCCGCATTATGTGCTGGAGGGACTGGCTCGGCTGGCCGTGGCTGCGGACGAAACCGGCGACATTGGGTAA
- a CDS encoding magnesium transporter: protein MTPSSAAPREPLTDRDAQLLRSIRDRAPADAARLLCRQPEDQIARLLAALPAQDRGRVLGALPADLRHRLDTASGGSVSSEEPAIPDATEHTVGALTVTAPLTAAPTDAVHAVIDAVRSASQGRLVTYVYVVEDRRLVGVVTMRDLLLADASAALTAIMLPDPFFLTPETTVEDAMRAMVHRHYPVYPVCDAAGCLLGVVPGHALFEEHAYELSAQPGRMVGVDEDEQVSTPWPQSLKLRHPWLQVNLVTAFAAAAVVGLFEGTLERIVILAAFLPVLAGQAGNTGCQAMVVTLRGLALDELPRSAVARVLRKEATLGLFNGLLTGLSAAAGMWIYATVTGTPGAAMLAAVVVLAMVGSCLLSGVVGVAVPLVLKRLGADPATASSIFLTTATDVVSLGLFLGLAALLVA, encoded by the coding sequence ATGACGCCGAGTTCTGCCGCCCCCCGAGAGCCCCTTACGGATCGCGATGCCCAGCTGCTGCGCAGCATCCGCGATCGCGCGCCGGCTGACGCCGCGCGGCTGCTGTGCCGGCAGCCGGAAGATCAGATCGCCAGGTTGCTGGCGGCACTGCCGGCGCAGGATCGCGGGCGGGTGCTGGGCGCACTGCCCGCAGACCTGCGACATCGATTGGACACCGCGTCGGGCGGGTCGGTCAGCTCGGAAGAACCCGCCATCCCGGATGCCACCGAGCATACGGTGGGGGCGTTGACCGTGACGGCCCCGCTGACGGCGGCGCCGACCGATGCCGTTCACGCGGTCATCGATGCCGTGCGCTCGGCCAGTCAAGGTCGACTGGTGACCTATGTCTATGTGGTCGAGGATCGGCGGCTGGTCGGGGTGGTGACCATGCGGGATCTGCTGCTCGCCGATGCCTCTGCGGCGCTGACCGCCATCATGCTGCCCGACCCCTTTTTTCTCACGCCCGAGACCACGGTAGAAGACGCCATGCGGGCCATGGTGCATCGCCATTACCCGGTGTACCCGGTCTGCGATGCAGCAGGTTGTCTGCTGGGCGTGGTGCCCGGCCATGCGCTATTCGAGGAGCACGCCTACGAATTGTCGGCCCAGCCTGGGCGGATGGTGGGTGTGGACGAAGACGAACAGGTCAGCACGCCCTGGCCGCAGTCGCTCAAGCTACGCCACCCCTGGTTGCAGGTGAATCTGGTCACGGCATTCGCCGCAGCCGCCGTCGTCGGCCTGTTCGAGGGCACCCTGGAACGCATCGTCATTCTGGCTGCGTTCTTGCCGGTGTTGGCCGGCCAGGCGGGCAACACCGGCTGTCAGGCCATGGTCGTGACCCTGCGCGGATTGGCCTTGGACGAACTGCCACGCTCGGCGGTGGCGCGCGTCCTACGCAAAGAGGCGACGCTGGGCCTGTTCAATGGCTTACTCACCGGGCTGTCCGCCGCAGCGGGTATGTGGATTTACGCGACCGTGACCGGTACGCCAGGCGCAGCCATGCTGGCGGCCGTGGTGGTCCTGGCGATGGTGGGCAGCTGTCTGCTCAGCGGCGTGGTCGGTGTGGCCGTCCCGCTGGTGCTCAAGCGTCTTGGCGCAGACCCCGCCACCGCATCCAGCATCTTTCTGACCACGGCCACCGATGTGGTTAGCCTGGGGCTTTTTCTCGGTCTGGCTGCTTTACTGGTGGCGTGA
- a CDS encoding M61 family metallopeptidase: MSPLHYRIEPAEPAAHRFHVALTIQAPDPSGQWLALPAWIPGSYLVRDFARHVLTLSAEAAGQAVAVEQVDKDRWRVEPVDGPLTVMMEVHAYDTSVRTAYLDTERGFFNATSLCLRVIGQEHLPCTVDLIAPDAAAVTGNWRVATSMRPVEAEPWGFGRYGCEHYDELIDHPVELGVFDVVEFEAGGRPHAIANTAAGRYDAEALASDVARICDAQVALFGELPCDRYLFLNNVSADGYGGLEHRYSSALAAPRRAMPDGSGRRSDDYVNFLGLVSHEYFHLWNVRRLMPAAVAHSDLESAAYFDDLWAYEGITSYYDDLGLLRAGVIDSARYLDLLAKQMTRLERNPGRYRQSLAESSRLAWTKFYQQDASAANAIVSYYNKGALVACALDLTLRRETDDQCSLDHVMRELWTRYGRAMKPIPDAAIEQVAAEVSGLDLSDFFDAMIRTPGEVPLPDLLADFGVEATCRPAAGPDDAGGRQPGEAPSSRCRTGLNARGQRQPRLINVLDDSPAQQAGLAPGDRLVAIDHEEATPAVIKAVEQRRVAGETVAVHVIRGDRLLERQLTLGDAEPNTWTLTLAESSSEDAHARRSAWLRTSAAPGE, from the coding sequence TTGTCTCCACTGCATTACCGGATTGAACCTGCCGAACCTGCGGCCCATCGTTTCCACGTGGCGCTGACGATTCAGGCGCCCGACCCATCGGGTCAGTGGCTGGCCTTGCCTGCCTGGATACCGGGTAGTTACCTGGTGCGTGATTTTGCCCGGCATGTGCTGACCTTGTCGGCAGAGGCGGCCGGGCAAGCCGTGGCGGTCGAGCAGGTGGACAAGGATCGCTGGCGAGTCGAGCCGGTCGACGGCCCGCTGACGGTGATGATGGAGGTCCACGCCTACGACACCTCGGTGCGGACGGCTTATCTGGATACCGAACGTGGCTTCTTCAATGCCACATCGCTGTGCCTCAGGGTGATCGGACAAGAGCATCTGCCGTGCACGGTTGATCTCATTGCCCCGGACGCAGCGGCGGTCACCGGCAACTGGCGCGTGGCTACATCCATGCGACCGGTCGAAGCCGAGCCCTGGGGGTTTGGCCGCTACGGCTGTGAGCACTACGACGAGTTGATCGATCACCCGGTTGAGCTTGGCGTGTTCGATGTGGTCGAGTTCGAGGCCGGGGGACGGCCACATGCCATCGCCAACACGGCGGCTGGCCGCTATGACGCGGAGGCGCTGGCCAGTGATGTCGCGCGCATCTGCGATGCCCAGGTGGCGCTGTTCGGCGAGCTACCCTGCGATCGCTACCTGTTCCTGAATAATGTGTCAGCCGACGGTTATGGCGGGCTGGAACATCGGTATTCGAGTGCGCTGGCCGCGCCGCGCCGCGCCATGCCTGACGGCAGCGGGCGCCGCAGCGACGACTACGTGAATTTCCTGGGCCTGGTTAGCCACGAGTACTTCCACCTGTGGAACGTGCGGCGACTGATGCCCGCTGCCGTGGCGCATTCAGACCTGGAGAGCGCTGCCTACTTCGACGATCTCTGGGCCTACGAGGGCATCACCAGCTATTACGACGATCTCGGTCTGTTGCGAGCCGGCGTCATCGATTCTGCCCGCTACCTGGATTTGCTGGCCAAACAGATGACGCGCCTGGAGCGGAACCCGGGCCGGTACCGGCAATCACTGGCGGAGTCGAGTCGTCTGGCCTGGACCAAGTTCTATCAGCAGGACGCCAGCGCCGCGAACGCCATTGTCAGCTATTACAACAAGGGTGCGCTGGTGGCCTGCGCACTGGATCTGACGCTGCGACGCGAAACCGATGACCAATGCTCACTGGATCATGTGATGCGCGAGTTGTGGACGCGTTACGGTCGGGCAATGAAACCCATCCCGGATGCGGCCATCGAACAGGTGGCGGCCGAGGTGTCCGGGCTGGATCTCAGCGATTTCTTCGATGCGATGATCCGGACGCCGGGTGAAGTGCCGCTGCCGGATCTGCTGGCCGATTTCGGTGTGGAGGCCACTTGCCGGCCCGCCGCCGGGCCGGACGACGCCGGGGGACGACAGCCCGGCGAAGCGCCGTCGTCGCGTTGCCGAACCGGATTGAACGCCCGCGGGCAGCGCCAGCCGCGTTTGATCAATGTGCTGGATGACTCGCCCGCACAACAGGCCGGGCTGGCACCGGGCGACCGGCTGGTGGCCATCGACCATGAGGAAGCCACCCCAGCGGTCATCAAGGCTGTTGAGCAACGCCGTGTCGCTGGCGAGACCGTGGCCGTGCATGTGATTCGTGGAGACCGACTGCTGGAGCGCCAGCTGACGCTGGGTGACGCCGAGCCGAATACCTGGACGCTGACACTGGCCGAATCCAGCAGCGAGGATGCGCATGCCCGCCGCTCGGCCTGGCTGCGTACGTCGGCAGCACCTGGCGAATGA
- a CDS encoding biotin--[acetyl-CoA-carboxylase] ligase, producing MAGVTTLNDSVLIGLADGAWQSGESLAQAAGISRAAIHKRIQKLRDAGWPIEAEAGHGYRLPGGWDRLDAEQLQSRAPQAWQVTVLDETSGTNAWLAEQSYAGPHLVLAEQQTAGRGRRGRSWHSPPGLNLYASVDWQFDCASSQLGPLGLVVALSLAAAIDRPGVGIKWPNDLVVDGQKLAGILIEASGELAGPVRAIIGMGCNVWMREGPRLDQPWTSLARLGWRGCRTDLATALMQQLDGDLRRFSEQGFAPFLPRYQALDVLDGASVRVEQAGRIRMGRARGVDLGGRLQCEIDGQLVALASGEVSVRRQ from the coding sequence TTGGCGGGGGTCACGACCCTGAACGATTCGGTCCTGATCGGGCTGGCTGACGGGGCCTGGCAGTCCGGGGAGTCCCTGGCGCAGGCCGCGGGGATCAGCCGTGCGGCGATCCATAAACGCATACAGAAACTGCGTGACGCCGGTTGGCCTATCGAGGCCGAGGCCGGGCACGGTTACCGGCTGCCCGGTGGCTGGGATCGGCTGGATGCGGAGCAGCTGCAGTCGCGTGCGCCGCAGGCCTGGCAGGTCACCGTCCTGGACGAGACCAGCGGCACCAATGCCTGGCTGGCCGAACAGAGCTACGCGGGACCGCATCTGGTGCTAGCCGAGCAGCAAACCGCCGGGCGAGGGCGGCGCGGCCGCAGCTGGCATTCGCCGCCGGGCCTGAATCTGTATGCCTCTGTGGACTGGCAGTTCGACTGCGCCTCGTCTCAGCTGGGGCCGTTGGGTCTGGTGGTGGCGCTGTCATTGGCCGCCGCGATCGACCGGCCGGGCGTCGGCATCAAGTGGCCTAACGACCTGGTGGTCGACGGGCAGAAACTGGCCGGAATTCTCATCGAGGCCAGCGGCGAGCTGGCGGGGCCGGTGCGCGCCATTATCGGCATGGGCTGCAATGTGTGGATGCGTGAGGGGCCCCGTCTGGATCAACCCTGGACCAGTCTGGCCCGGCTTGGGTGGCGGGGCTGTCGCACCGACCTGGCGACTGCACTCATGCAGCAGTTGGATGGCGATTTGCGCCGTTTTTCCGAGCAGGGCTTTGCGCCCTTCCTGCCCCGCTACCAGGCTCTTGATGTACTGGATGGCGCATCCGTCCGCGTGGAGCAGGCCGGACGCATCCGAATGGGTCGAGCCCGGGGTGTAGACCTGGGAGGACGACTGCAATGCGAAATCGACGGCCAGCTGGTGGCGCTGGCCTCGGGTGAAGTCAGCGTACGCCGGCAATGA
- a CDS encoding 4'-phosphopantetheinyl transferase family protein translates to MTLPTDAVIGQADSLNLCWPAGSDLPWAPAAMTWLRSALPAGVYLALGPDRGVEDIPDQPDQAPARLRNTRRRAQFAAGRALARTALQAAGLEQPPRLPSQSSGAPEWPTGMVGAITHTDEVAAVAVARRVQLAGLGLDVERRRILSDGFEAHVCVGMERRDNTLDALARFSAKESIYKALAPLGIAPLRFHDVAVTAQDHALHFSATPQCRWRDSLSRLRGLWLSGPSHVLTLVWLGGPPPAPDEASRHQ, encoded by the coding sequence ATGACCCTGCCCACCGACGCCGTCATCGGCCAAGCCGACTCGCTCAACCTCTGCTGGCCGGCCGGCAGCGACTTGCCTTGGGCACCCGCGGCAATGACATGGCTGCGATCGGCATTGCCGGCGGGCGTCTATCTGGCACTGGGGCCGGACCGTGGGGTCGAGGACATCCCGGATCAGCCCGATCAGGCCCCGGCCAGGCTGCGCAACACGCGACGTCGTGCCCAGTTTGCGGCCGGTCGGGCGCTGGCGCGGACGGCCCTGCAGGCTGCCGGCCTGGAGCAGCCGCCCCGCCTTCCCAGCCAGTCCTCGGGCGCACCCGAGTGGCCCACCGGGATGGTCGGTGCCATCACCCACACCGACGAGGTGGCTGCAGTCGCCGTCGCCCGGCGGGTGCAACTGGCAGGCCTCGGCCTGGACGTGGAGCGGCGCCGAATATTAAGTGATGGCTTTGAGGCGCACGTCTGCGTCGGCATGGAACGCCGGGACAATACCCTGGATGCGTTAGCACGATTCTCCGCCAAGGAGTCGATATACAAGGCCTTGGCCCCCCTGGGCATCGCACCGCTGCGCTTCCACGACGTGGCGGTCACCGCCCAGGATCACGCCCTGCACTTTTCAGCCACCCCTCAGTGCCGCTGGCGCGACAGCCTGAGCAGGCTGCGCGGACTCTGGTTGTCGGGCCCCAGCCATGTGCTGACCCTGGTCTGGCTCGGCGGGCCGCCGCCTGCCCCTGATGAAGCCTCACGCCACCAGTAA
- the plsY gene encoding glycerol-3-phosphate 1-O-acyltransferase PlsY encodes MIELLVKALLAYLLGSVMGGLVLGRLTGTGDLRQSGSGNAGATNALRTRGKRFGLAVLAIDALKGVLAVLLLPRLPWPMVESLAVPDQWIALACGVAVTLGHIAPVFFGFVGGKGAATLLGVCIVTVPAAVPWALLGFVITLVLSGYAGLSTLMAALVMLLHVACWSAAGLWSPLGAFASAMFLLVVWTHRENLLRMARGEEARFERAMLWRRWRGSRP; translated from the coding sequence ATGATCGAGCTGCTGGTCAAGGCGCTGCTGGCTTACCTGTTGGGGTCGGTCATGGGCGGGCTGGTGCTGGGGCGGCTGACCGGGACCGGTGACCTGCGTCAGTCCGGCAGCGGCAACGCGGGTGCAACCAACGCCCTACGCACCCGGGGCAAGCGATTCGGGTTGGCCGTGCTGGCCATCGATGCCCTCAAGGGGGTGCTGGCCGTGCTGTTGCTCCCGCGACTGCCGTGGCCGATGGTCGAATCGCTGGCGGTGCCGGATCAGTGGATCGCCCTGGCCTGTGGTGTCGCCGTGACGCTGGGCCATATCGCCCCCGTGTTCTTTGGCTTTGTCGGCGGCAAGGGCGCGGCCACGCTGCTGGGGGTTTGCATCGTCACGGTGCCCGCCGCTGTGCCCTGGGCCTTGCTGGGGTTTGTCATCACGCTGGTCCTCAGCGGCTATGCTGGGTTGTCCACGCTGATGGCGGCGCTGGTCATGCTGCTCCATGTCGCGTGCTGGTCGGCGGCTGGTCTGTGGTCGCCCCTGGGCGCCTTTGCATCGGCGATGTTCCTGCTGGTGGTCTGGACGCATCGGGAAAATCTGCTGCGCATGGCGCGCGGCGAGGAGGCCCGGTTTGAACGTGCCATGCTCTGGCGCCGTTGGCGGGGGTCACGACCCTGA